In Anthonomus grandis grandis chromosome 5, icAntGran1.3, whole genome shotgun sequence, the following are encoded in one genomic region:
- the LOC126736244 gene encoding uncharacterized protein LOC126736244, translating to MTQSVLILICAFVVPSSAIWCYQCVSTQPGCGTPFNWLWHWTKVCPENDDVCVKIIEKRAGETVITRDCLSSMRAVRTDIPADHYEGCRPAAVDLKLGNYVNNSIKELDIYRKYYDNTTWCFCFLDHRCNGSKGLTYSTPLFVFSLLLTMFYS from the exons ATGACACAAtcagtattaatattaatatgcGCCTTCGTTGTGCCCA GTTCTGCTATATGGTGTTACCAATGTGTCTCGACCCAACCGGGGTGCGGCACCCCGTTTAACTGGCTCTGGCACTGGACGAAAGTATGCCCGGAAAACGATGATGTCTGTgtgaaaattattgaaaaaagagCTG GTGAAACTGTAATAACTAGGGACTGTTTAAGCTCCATGAGGGCTGTAAGGACAGATATCCCGGCAGATCATTATGAGGGCTGCAGACCTGCAGCAGTCGATTTGAAACTAGGAAATTATGTGAATAATTCTATTAAAGAGTTGGACATTTATAG GAAATATTATGATAATACTACTTGGTGTTTTTGCTTTTTGGATCACAGATGTAACGGCTCCAAAGGCTTAACATACTCGACCCCTTTATTTGtgtttagtttattattgacCATGTTTTATAGCTAA